One window from the genome of Pedobacter schmidteae encodes:
- a CDS encoding fibronectin type III domain-containing protein, which yields MSVLNKFPVKRLVFALVLLLTAAQVDAQNTAVNVHAGPKGIWVLCGNQLPKDFSYRVLRKKGNEDWVKMVDLTFPKNKEEIQAEMLTAQHAAGLVTGPLSDTRLNQVWERLKDAVTISLPIEMQNDYPLRKANGTAWFDAKADSAVGYAYKVQLIGQKEEVVTESVSKTVSYPGKVPEADMLPMNLKSVKGSIIGEFNIAEKDGMNSCKVFRSYYLKSGFEEIQAEPIFLKRDSNLILQFTDKTAVEKVAYSYAVRPVDAAGNVGGLSEALNAFNVAENTIVPSVTNFKTTSVEKEKAIKLSWKLKDNKDVVSIDIFKGAAYDGDYVKIASVSAKDTAYLDYYAKPIETYYYTIRLNGTYEKSPTSPRISGILKSSNGNYFPPRNLRLVQEKNLVHLSWERTEDDTRAYYVYRSIGNTTKMEQVGPILITDSAQVSYTDTLPVKTAPGTYAYAVADQNTSYIVSGITRPVFAYTQGTNALPIPHDLSVLKLSPGMIQIVWANMQTESRSFGGYRLYRRAMGLNGIEIEPLKPLNTHLLNATANSYVDSTATAKEGMTYYYSLKTVAEDEATMSSSSLEAGITIYPAVVNGVANVRVLLSGKTVAIKWDNPIGDDLKHIKVFRMEGEKEDAEEMATLNAAVQSFTDAKVTTGHTYYYQLQIENKQGKKSRLTDAVGIKIYE from the coding sequence ATGTCAGTTTTAAATAAATTTCCAGTTAAAAGATTAGTGTTTGCCTTAGTTCTGTTACTAACTGCAGCACAGGTAGATGCTCAAAATACCGCTGTTAATGTGCATGCGGGTCCCAAAGGGATCTGGGTTTTGTGTGGCAATCAGCTGCCAAAAGATTTTAGTTATCGGGTATTGCGTAAAAAGGGCAATGAAGATTGGGTTAAAATGGTCGATTTAACCTTTCCTAAAAATAAGGAGGAAATACAGGCAGAAATGCTGACCGCCCAACATGCGGCAGGTCTGGTTACTGGCCCTTTATCGGACACCAGGCTTAATCAGGTATGGGAAAGATTAAAAGATGCTGTTACCATCAGTTTGCCTATAGAAATGCAAAACGACTATCCCCTGCGAAAGGCCAATGGTACAGCCTGGTTTGATGCTAAAGCCGATAGTGCTGTTGGCTATGCTTATAAAGTACAATTGATTGGCCAGAAAGAGGAAGTTGTTACAGAAAGTGTGAGTAAAACAGTTAGCTATCCGGGAAAAGTGCCCGAAGCCGACATGCTTCCAATGAACCTTAAAAGTGTAAAGGGGAGCATCATCGGTGAATTTAATATTGCCGAAAAGGACGGAATGAATTCCTGTAAGGTTTTCAGGAGTTATTATTTGAAAAGCGGATTTGAAGAAATACAGGCCGAGCCTATTTTTTTAAAACGAGATAGTAACCTGATCCTGCAGTTTACAGACAAAACTGCAGTAGAGAAAGTGGCTTATTCTTATGCCGTACGCCCGGTAGATGCTGCAGGTAACGTAGGGGGCTTATCTGAAGCGTTGAATGCCTTTAATGTAGCCGAAAATACTATTGTTCCATCTGTCACTAATTTTAAAACGACTTCTGTAGAGAAAGAAAAAGCAATAAAACTAAGTTGGAAACTGAAAGATAATAAAGATGTAGTTTCCATTGATATTTTTAAAGGGGCTGCATATGATGGCGATTATGTGAAAATTGCCAGTGTATCAGCAAAGGATACCGCTTATCTGGATTACTATGCAAAACCCATTGAAACTTATTATTATACCATCAGATTAAATGGTACCTACGAAAAATCGCCTACTTCACCACGCATATCAGGAATCCTGAAATCCAGTAATGGTAATTATTTTCCGCCAAGAAATCTAAGACTGGTACAAGAAAAAAATCTGGTACATTTAAGCTGGGAACGTACAGAAGACGATACCAGGGCCTACTATGTATACCGCTCTATTGGCAACACAACAAAAATGGAGCAAGTGGGGCCAATCCTTATCACAGACAGTGCCCAGGTTAGCTATACAGACACTTTACCTGTAAAAACAGCACCCGGTACATATGCCTATGCGGTGGCCGACCAAAACACTTCCTATATTGTAAGCGGAATAACCAGGCCGGTATTTGCCTATACCCAGGGAACCAATGCTTTGCCTATTCCTCACGACCTGAGCGTTTTGAAACTTAGTCCGGGCATGATACAAATTGTGTGGGCAAATATGCAAACTGAGTCCAGGTCTTTCGGCGGTTATAGGCTCTATCGCCGTGCAATGGGGTTAAACGGAATAGAAATAGAGCCCTTAAAGCCTTTGAACACCCATCTGTTAAATGCAACAGCCAATAGTTATGTTGATAGTACTGCTACTGCTAAGGAAGGGATGACTTATTACTATAGCTTAAAAACTGTAGCAGAAGATGAAGCAACAATGAGCAGCTCCAGTTTAGAGGCGGGAATCACCATATACCCGGCAGTTGTAAATGGAGTGGCAAATGTGAGGGTATTGTTGTCCGGTAAAACCGTCGCCATAAAATGGGATAATCCGATAGGGGATGACCTGAAGCATATTAAGGTTTTCAGAATGGAAGGGGAAAAAGAGGATGCCGAAGAAATGGCTACACTTAATGCGGCCGTTCAGAGTTTTACGGATGCTAAGGTAACCACAGGTCATACTTATTATTATCAGTTGCAAATAGAAAATAAACAGGGCAAGAAAAGCAGGTTAACCGATGCGGTTGGTATAAAAATCTATGAATAA
- the recN gene encoding DNA repair protein RecN, whose translation MLQKLSIRNYALIDSVELELDKGLNIITGETGAGKSIMLGALSLILGQRAETKYFFNQDKKCIIEGWFLLTDQQLQALFEENDLDFYKENTLRREISTDGKSRAFINDTPVTLAVMKQIGERLIDIHSQHATLEISDPTFQLSVVDTLAGHQLLLNDYRSKFKSYKQQQQLLAELKTKADEARNKQDYEQFLFNELENANLKADEQENLEAELQLLNNAESIKRSLLTSYNLLSEEETAVLSILKEAIGQIQNIEKFNPDYQTLNERMRSALIELKDIAAETSMLEEQIVFNPSRIDEINGRLDLIYGLQQKHKTNSVTELLAIQEQLSDNLANLLSSDEEIEKLIKSLDLLYAELEQMAAKLSVNRNKAISATETNVGHVLQQVGMPNAKIKIEQNPSTELNKDGKDTIALLFTANSGQAPAPVGKVASGGELSRLMLAIKSIMAKHTSLPTLIFDEIDTGISGETALRVGDVIGELEKNMQVICITHLPQIAAKGDAHYFVYKNEQGQRTTTGIRRLDKPSRVGAIAEMLSGKTPGASAMENAKDLLGYKN comes from the coding sequence ATGCTACAAAAACTTTCCATCCGTAATTACGCTTTGATAGACAGCGTTGAGCTGGAACTTGATAAAGGCCTGAACATCATAACCGGCGAAACCGGGGCGGGTAAATCGATCATGCTTGGTGCGTTATCATTGATATTAGGCCAACGGGCTGAAACCAAGTATTTCTTTAATCAAGACAAGAAATGCATTATCGAGGGTTGGTTTCTACTGACCGATCAGCAGCTTCAGGCACTTTTTGAAGAAAATGATCTCGATTTTTATAAAGAAAATACCTTAAGAAGAGAAATATCTACTGACGGGAAGTCGAGGGCGTTTATCAATGATACTCCTGTAACCCTGGCCGTGATGAAACAGATTGGCGAGCGGTTGATAGACATCCACTCCCAACATGCTACATTGGAAATTAGTGATCCGACGTTTCAGCTTTCGGTTGTAGATACCCTTGCGGGACACCAATTGTTACTTAACGACTATCGCAGCAAGTTCAAGTCGTATAAACAACAGCAACAGCTTTTGGCGGAATTGAAGACAAAAGCCGACGAAGCCCGTAATAAACAGGACTATGAGCAGTTTTTATTCAATGAACTGGAAAATGCAAACCTTAAGGCTGATGAGCAGGAAAACCTGGAAGCTGAATTACAGTTATTGAATAATGCTGAGAGCATAAAAAGAAGTTTGCTGACCAGTTATAACCTGCTCAGTGAAGAAGAAACAGCTGTACTATCCATCTTAAAGGAAGCAATTGGACAAATTCAAAACATAGAAAAGTTCAACCCCGACTATCAAACTTTAAATGAACGGATGAGGTCGGCGCTTATCGAATTAAAAGACATTGCTGCAGAAACTTCAATGCTTGAAGAGCAAATAGTATTCAACCCTTCCAGAATTGATGAAATTAATGGTCGGTTGGATCTGATTTATGGTCTGCAGCAAAAACACAAAACAAACAGCGTAACAGAGTTACTTGCCATTCAGGAGCAGCTATCAGACAACCTGGCCAATCTGTTGAGTAGCGATGAGGAAATTGAAAAGCTAATAAAATCCCTTGACCTGTTATATGCCGAATTGGAGCAAATGGCTGCAAAATTATCGGTCAACCGCAACAAAGCCATATCCGCTACAGAGACCAACGTTGGCCATGTATTGCAACAGGTAGGGATGCCAAATGCAAAGATAAAAATAGAACAAAACCCTTCGACAGAGTTAAACAAAGACGGCAAAGATACAATTGCTTTATTGTTCACCGCCAACAGCGGACAAGCTCCTGCTCCGGTAGGTAAAGTGGCCTCTGGCGGAGAGCTTTCGCGTTTAATGCTCGCCATAAAATCCATTATGGCCAAACACACCTCTTTGCCTACTTTAATATTTGATGAAATTGATACCGGAATTTCGGGGGAAACCGCTTTACGCGTAGGAGATGTAATCGGCGAACTCGAAAAAAATATGCAGGTCATCTGTATTACCCATCTCCCTCAAATTGCAGCAAAAGGTGACGCTCACTATTTTGTCTACAAAAACGAACAAGGGCAACGCACCACAACAGGGATCCGCAGGTTGGACAAGCCTTCCCGTGTAGGTGCCATTGCCGAAATGCTGAGTGGTAAAACTCCCGGTGCCTCGGCCATGGAGAATGCGAAAGACCTGCTGGGGTATAAAAACTAA
- a CDS encoding M56 family metallopeptidase: MEPLLNNLIKAIGWSILHSLWQGAIIYGLLLLLVMALPKLQSKLKHNLAYGAICLIFACFVITFFSIFKIPVAGSTPGTNLTLSTTYYQYMNTLPLQISHQAEYFLPYVVVFYSLGLIFQLFILGAGYKKMLELKKGTHFNVPAEWKASFNELVLQLNLRQAINFHLSDKINVPLVIGFFKPVVLFPVALVSQLDMDQVEAILIHELSHIRRNDYLLNLIKTAIETLLFFNPFIWLSGRFINIEREHACDDLVLKFTGSPMTYAHALLKLEILKDKSAPAFSMAASGKNQHLYQRIKRITNMKTNYMNVRQQLLAITLIVATVVSLAWVKPSKAEKVNQKAGSQKQIEVAGIPIQKAPEAPEKPLAPKLLVNVTVPVAPAAQVAVIPPLPPRPSAALPCPDKHKVCQDTTKKKLKYTIVTVDEKGNKKEYHSVKEMPENVRDEVIKETFKTDLGQAFKLPIDSIVNSSVAFLKSPEWKRSMDEIRTNAQSAALYFKSADWKRQQADIRKHTADIQRYFNSKDWKKQQEKIRKDAAEMGRKMSQEIQQQIDRAEQMNKKAQKEKEAAEKEAVENKP; encoded by the coding sequence ATGGAACCTCTCCTAAACAACCTGATCAAAGCCATCGGCTGGAGTATTCTTCACTCTCTATGGCAAGGAGCCATCATTTATGGCCTACTGTTGCTGCTTGTAATGGCATTACCTAAACTACAGTCCAAGCTGAAGCACAACCTGGCTTATGGTGCAATTTGCCTGATCTTTGCCTGTTTTGTAATCACCTTCTTTTCTATCTTTAAAATTCCCGTAGCCGGCAGCACACCAGGCACTAATCTTACGTTAAGTACAACGTATTACCAATACATGAATACGCTGCCCTTACAGATCAGCCACCAGGCAGAGTACTTCCTGCCTTATGTAGTTGTGTTTTACAGCCTGGGTCTTATTTTTCAACTTTTTATACTCGGTGCAGGATATAAAAAAATGCTGGAACTTAAAAAAGGAACTCACTTTAATGTGCCTGCCGAATGGAAAGCTTCATTCAACGAGTTGGTTTTACAGTTAAATCTTCGCCAAGCCATTAATTTTCACCTGTCCGACAAAATTAATGTACCCTTAGTTATTGGCTTTTTTAAACCTGTAGTATTATTTCCTGTAGCGTTGGTTTCTCAACTCGACATGGACCAGGTAGAAGCTATATTGATACACGAACTTTCGCATATCAGGAGAAACGACTATCTCTTAAACCTCATTAAAACAGCTATCGAAACATTACTCTTCTTCAACCCTTTTATATGGTTAAGCGGCAGATTTATCAACATTGAACGGGAACACGCATGCGATGATCTGGTATTGAAATTTACCGGCAGTCCTATGACCTATGCCCACGCATTGTTAAAACTTGAAATATTGAAAGACAAATCGGCCCCGGCTTTTTCCATGGCAGCATCTGGAAAAAATCAGCACTTGTACCAACGCATTAAAAGAATCACAAACATGAAAACAAATTACATGAACGTCAGACAACAACTGCTTGCCATCACTTTGATTGTGGCAACTGTGGTTTCTTTGGCATGGGTAAAACCCTCAAAAGCAGAAAAAGTAAATCAAAAAGCCGGCTCCCAAAAACAGATTGAGGTGGCAGGTATTCCTATTCAAAAAGCTCCCGAAGCACCCGAAAAGCCACTAGCTCCTAAATTGCTGGTCAATGTTACTGTGCCGGTGGCTCCAGCAGCACAAGTGGCAGTAATTCCGCCTTTACCTCCCCGTCCTTCGGCTGCCCTACCTTGCCCGGACAAACATAAGGTATGTCAGGATACCACTAAAAAGAAACTAAAATACACTATCGTAACCGTGGATGAAAAGGGAAATAAGAAAGAATATCATTCGGTAAAAGAAATGCCAGAAAACGTTAGGGACGAAGTGATAAAAGAAACCTTCAAAACCGATCTGGGCCAAGCTTTCAAACTCCCTATTGACAGCATAGTAAACAGTAGTGTTGCTTTCCTGAAATCACCTGAATGGAAAAGATCTATGGACGAGATACGCACCAATGCGCAAAGTGCTGCACTGTACTTTAAATCGGCCGACTGGAAACGTCAACAGGCAGATATACGCAAACATACTGCAGATATCCAAAGGTATTTCAACTCCAAAGACTGGAAAAAGCAACAAGAGAAGATCCGCAAAGATGCAGCAGAAATGGGCAGAAAAATGAGTCAGGAGATACAGCAGCAAATAGACCGGGCCGAACAAATGAACAAAAAAGCACAAAAAGAAAAAGAAGCAGCAGAGAAAGAAGCTGTAGAAAATAAACCATAA
- a CDS encoding enoyl-ACP reductase encodes MYNLLKGKRGIITGALDQNSIAWKVAEKAHEEGASFVLTNAPIAMRMGEINALAEKTGSQIVPADATNVDELTNLFTQSQEILGGKIDFVLHSIGMSVNIRKKIPYTESNYDYFMKGIDVSAMSFHKMLAVAKKLDAINEGGSVVALTYMAAQRTYPFYTDMADIKAMLESIARSFGYHYGLEKKVRINTVSQSPTKTTAGTGIKGFGDFYDYADAIAPLGNADAESCADYCITLFSDLTRMVTMQNLFHDGGYSSTGVSDIVMQKMGLED; translated from the coding sequence ATGTATAACTTATTAAAAGGTAAACGCGGCATTATTACAGGCGCATTAGATCAAAATTCCATTGCCTGGAAAGTTGCCGAAAAGGCACATGAAGAAGGTGCATCATTTGTATTGACCAATGCGCCTATTGCAATGCGCATGGGAGAAATCAATGCATTAGCTGAAAAGACTGGATCTCAGATTGTTCCTGCTGATGCAACTAATGTGGATGAACTGACCAACCTGTTTACCCAATCACAAGAAATATTAGGCGGTAAAATAGATTTTGTATTACATTCAATAGGTATGAGTGTAAACATCCGTAAAAAAATTCCATATACCGAATCCAACTACGATTACTTTATGAAAGGAATTGATGTATCAGCAATGTCATTTCATAAAATGCTGGCCGTAGCTAAAAAACTGGATGCCATAAATGAAGGTGGTAGTGTAGTAGCCTTAACCTATATGGCTGCTCAACGCACTTACCCTTTTTATACAGATATGGCCGATATCAAAGCCATGCTTGAATCTATTGCCCGCAGCTTTGGTTACCACTATGGCTTAGAGAAAAAAGTACGTATCAATACAGTTTCTCAATCGCCAACTAAAACTACTGCAGGTACAGGCATTAAAGGATTTGGCGATTTTTATGATTATGCCGATGCCATTGCCCCACTTGGTAATGCTGATGCAGAATCATGTGCAGATTACTGTATCACTTTATTCTCTGACTTGACCCGCATGGTCACCATGCAGAACCTTTTCCATGATGGAGGTTACTCTTCTACAGGAGTAAGTGACATTGTGATGCAAAAAATGGGACTGGAAGATTAA
- a CDS encoding BlaI/MecI/CopY family transcriptional regulator encodes MTTANHLKPTESELEILQILWEQGNCTVREVHEILTQRKDAGYTTTLKLMQIMLEKGLVARDASSKTHVYRALLNQEKTQQQLVNKMIDNVFNGSAARLVMQALGNHSASKDEINSIKEYLDQLSKK; translated from the coding sequence ATGACAACGGCGAATCATCTTAAACCGACAGAAAGTGAACTTGAAATCCTTCAAATTTTGTGGGAACAGGGCAATTGTACAGTACGTGAGGTACACGAGATTTTAACGCAGCGTAAGGATGCAGGCTACACCACTACACTTAAGTTGATGCAAATTATGTTAGAAAAAGGATTGGTAGCCCGCGATGCCTCATCAAAGACCCACGTTTACCGGGCCCTGCTAAATCAGGAAAAAACCCAGCAACAACTGGTCAATAAAATGATAGACAATGTTTTTAACGGATCAGCTGCACGTTTAGTGATGCAGGCATTGGGCAATCACAGTGCGAGTAAAGATGAAATCAATTCTATAAAGGAATATCTTGACCAACTTAGCAAAAAATAA